A section of the Zavarzinella sp. genome encodes:
- a CDS encoding SRPBCC domain-containing protein → MAQSKPITIEIVVPVPAAVAWRAYTSPEAITQWNQASPDWHCPSAEVDLRVGGRHVARMEARDGSFGFDFAATIEEMEEPHVLTLRLDDRLVRTSCRWDRKSQ, encoded by the coding sequence ATGGCTCAAAGCAAACCAATCACAATCGAAATCGTTGTCCCCGTACCAGCCGCAGTGGCATGGCGTGCCTATACCTCTCCCGAGGCGATTACACAATGGAACCAGGCATCACCCGATTGGCACTGTCCTTCGGCAGAAGTTGACTTACGCGTTGGTGGACGGCATGTCGCCCGCATGGAAGCACGCGATGGCTCTTTTGGTTTCGATTTCGCCGCCACAATCGAAGAAATGGAAGAACCCCACGTGCTGACGCTGCGACTGGACGATCGCCTTGTACGCACAAGTTGCCGTTGGGATCGCAAGTCACAGTAA
- a CDS encoding ATP-binding protein → MMTMEALPNTNEELEVLRQQLLQAQRLSSVGEIASSVAHEFNNILTTIMNYAKLGMKQTKSEADRLPYDKIMQASQRAAHIISGMLGFARQRSQERTPTDLVDLVENLLTLTAKDLQKHRIRVEKRYHHRPIAPVIVGQIEQIIMNLIINARQAMNTGGQLRIDIRENRAAGMAEIRIADNGVGIAPEQLRKIFEPFYTTKTPDSQGHGGTGLGLSVCKQIIEQHQGRMRVESVVGKGSTFTVKLPLALEAPEEKADNIVE, encoded by the coding sequence ATGATGACGATGGAAGCCTTACCCAACACCAATGAAGAGCTGGAAGTGCTGCGTCAGCAGTTATTGCAGGCACAACGGCTGAGTAGTGTGGGAGAAATTGCGTCCAGTGTGGCCCACGAATTTAACAACATCCTCACCACCATCATGAATTATGCCAAGCTGGGGATGAAGCAAACCAAGTCGGAAGCGGATCGCCTGCCGTACGACAAAATCATGCAGGCCAGCCAGCGTGCTGCCCACATCATCAGTGGGATGCTCGGGTTCGCCAGACAGCGTTCGCAGGAACGCACCCCCACCGATCTGGTGGATCTGGTAGAAAACCTGCTTACGTTAACGGCGAAAGATCTGCAGAAGCACCGTATTCGCGTCGAAAAACGCTACCACCATCGGCCGATTGCCCCAGTTATTGTGGGGCAAATTGAACAGATTATCATGAATCTGATTATTAATGCCCGGCAGGCAATGAATACTGGTGGGCAATTACGAATCGATATTCGCGAAAACCGTGCCGCTGGCATGGCAGAAATTCGCATTGCCGACAACGGCGTAGGCATTGCCCCGGAGCAACTTCGCAAGATTTTTGAACCGTTCTACACCACAAAAACGCCCGATTCGCAAGGCCACGGTGGGACCGGCCTGGGTTTAAGCGTCTGTAAGCAGATTATTGAGCAGCACCAGGGAAGGATGCGGGTAGAAAGCGTCGTGGGCAAAGGCAGCACCTTCACAGTCAAACTGCCCCTGGCACTGGAAGCACCGGAAGAGAAGGCAGACAATATTGTTGAATGA
- a CDS encoding DNA-deoxyinosine glycosylase encodes MRQQSLRNPHHEVCYFVGLTTICVFIHSFPPIAQESANRLILGSMPGKASLAANQYYAHPRNIFWPLICSILDIKADSYETRCQGLLQCRIALWDVLKSCTRSSSLDADIDESSIVPNDFGTFLTVHSGIEVIFFNGAMAEKMYLRNVLPHLPEQLTGIRLVRLPSTSPANASISYEEKRMTWQQVRAETE; translated from the coding sequence TTGAGGCAGCAATCGCTTCGAAATCCCCACCATGAAGTCTGCTACTTCGTGGGCCTGACAACGATTTGTGTGTTCATCCATAGTTTCCCACCGATCGCACAGGAATCAGCGAATCGTCTGATTCTGGGATCAATGCCAGGCAAGGCTTCGCTGGCAGCGAACCAGTATTACGCCCACCCACGGAATATATTTTGGCCACTGATCTGTTCGATTCTCGATATCAAAGCCGATTCGTATGAAACGCGGTGCCAGGGGTTGCTGCAATGCCGCATTGCCTTGTGGGATGTTCTGAAGAGTTGCACCAGAAGCAGTAGCCTGGATGCTGATATCGATGAATCTTCGATCGTCCCGAACGATTTCGGCACCTTTTTGACTGTCCACTCCGGTATTGAAGTGATCTTTTTTAATGGTGCGATGGCCGAAAAGATGTATCTTCGCAATGTTCTGCCGCACCTGCCCGAACAGCTTACTGGGATTCGCCTGGTGCGTTTACCATCCACCAGTCCCGCAAATGCGTCAATTTCCTATGAAGAAAAACGCATGACCTGGCAGCAGGTGCGTGCTGAAACTGAGTAA